From the genome of Deltaproteobacteria bacterium HGW-Deltaproteobacteria-18, one region includes:
- a CDS encoding sigma-54-dependent Fis family transcriptional regulator: MANILIIDDDHDFSRSFQRIIERMGHPCQIAQSIRDAFDQLGSMNCDLIFLDVNLPDGNGLAHIKQFQSFPSLPEVVILTGDGDSDGATLAIANGAWDYVGKPISLNNIMLILQRTIAYRASKEQSRGPRKVKRSAIIGESPAIMGCLEVMGKAAGSKANVIITGETGTGKELFARGIHENGATPGKLVVIDCTNLSAQLAESTLFGHTKGSFTSAHEARDGLFKLANNGTVFLDEIGELSLELQKSLLRVLQEHKFRPIGSEKEVSSNFRVIAATNRDLRLMVEQGLFRNDLYYRLNGHQIEIPPLRSRKEDILLLAEYYTEKTCRESGITAKTLTPEFLNALHAYLWPGNVREFVNTMAVAIDNCQDEPSLYSHHLPVDVRISIAKNSFRQNPDKEQPTLLEPGRIHGAIPLPFSPGDDLPPLREVREIVVGQLENTYMRQLLGLCGNDVPTACERSGLSRARLYELLKKHAIRLK, encoded by the coding sequence ATGGCCAACATTCTCATAATTGATGACGATCATGATTTTTCCCGTTCCTTTCAGCGGATCATCGAACGCATGGGACACCCCTGCCAGATCGCGCAGAGCATCAGGGATGCGTTTGACCAGCTTGGCAGCATGAACTGCGACCTGATCTTTCTCGACGTCAACCTGCCCGACGGCAACGGACTGGCGCACATCAAGCAGTTCCAGTCCTTTCCCTCCCTGCCCGAGGTTGTCATCCTGACCGGCGACGGGGATTCTGACGGCGCGACCCTGGCCATCGCCAACGGAGCCTGGGATTATGTGGGCAAGCCCATCTCCCTGAACAACATCATGCTCATTCTGCAACGGACCATTGCCTACCGGGCCTCCAAAGAGCAGAGCCGGGGGCCGCGCAAGGTCAAGCGCAGCGCCATCATCGGAGAAAGCCCCGCCATCATGGGCTGCCTTGAGGTCATGGGCAAGGCAGCGGGCAGCAAGGCCAACGTCATCATCACCGGAGAGACGGGCACAGGCAAGGAACTTTTCGCCAGAGGCATCCACGAAAACGGGGCAACGCCCGGCAAGCTGGTAGTCATCGACTGCACGAACCTGTCCGCCCAGCTGGCAGAGAGCACGCTCTTCGGCCATACCAAGGGTTCCTTCACCAGCGCTCACGAGGCCCGGGACGGCCTCTTCAAGCTGGCCAACAACGGCACGGTTTTTCTGGATGAGATCGGAGAACTGAGCCTTGAGCTGCAAAAATCCCTGCTGCGCGTACTGCAGGAGCACAAATTCAGGCCCATCGGTTCCGAGAAGGAAGTCAGCAGCAATTTCAGGGTCATCGCCGCCACCAACCGCGACCTGCGCCTCATGGTCGAGCAGGGACTTTTCCGCAACGATCTCTACTACCGCCTGAACGGTCACCAGATCGAGATCCCCCCGCTGCGCTCCCGCAAGGAAGACATCCTCCTGCTGGCCGAATATTACACGGAAAAAACCTGCCGCGAGAGCGGCATCACCGCCAAGACGCTTACCCCCGAATTTCTCAACGCCCTCCATGCCTATCTCTGGCCGGGCAATGTACGCGAATTCGTAAACACCATGGCCGTCGCCATTGACAACTGTCAGGACGAACCGTCCCTGTACAGCCACCATCTGCCTGTGGATGTGCGCATCAGCATCGCCAAGAACTCCTTTCGCCAGAATCCGGACAAGGAACAGCCCACCCTGCTCGAACCCGGCCGCATTCACGGCGCCATTCCCCTGCCGTTTTCACCGGGGGACGACCTGCCTCCTCTGCGCGAGGTTCGTGAAATCGTGGTCGGCCAGCTCGAAAATACCTACATGCGCCAATTGCTAGGACTCTGCGGCAACGATGTACCAACGGCCTGCGAACGATCGGGCCTCTCCCGTGCGCGACTCTACGAGCTGCTCAAAAAACATGCGATCCGCCTCAAATGA
- a CDS encoding cytochrome c class I, whose amino-acid sequence MSSSGPRFVQLIERTLEHLEDAMKYVMGCLLAGLLFASVAVASDDLGAERYAKMCKSCHGADGTNTAMSPPLKGISVEEAKTALVGYREQTYGGKKKAMMERLAKSLTDEDIEALANHIGTF is encoded by the coding sequence ATGAGCAGCAGCGGGCCACGCTTTGTTCAGCTAATTGAAAGAACCCTTGAACACCTGGAGGACGCTATGAAATACGTAATGGGATGTCTTTTGGCCGGTCTTCTTTTCGCGTCGGTGGCTGTGGCTTCCGATGACCTCGGTGCCGAGCGCTATGCGAAAATGTGCAAAAGCTGTCACGGTGCCGATGGCACCAATACGGCCATGAGCCCACCCCTCAAGGGGATTTCGGTCGAAGAAGCGAAAACTGCCCTGGTCGGTTACAGGGAGCAGACATATGGCGGAAAAAAGAAGGCCATGATGGAAAGACTGGCCAAGTCCCTCACCGATGAGGACATCGAAGCCCTGGCCAACCATATTGGCACTTTTTAA
- a CDS encoding SCO family protein: MQASLSDLEGLVFEARMRLAFLVFLFLAWPVVAFSQSSLHKAQDAAAAVTGHDHSTMKQAEEALHAGHGDAAAPKMEPLAQDPAMDEDPAQATHSGQTQPEAMPVDHSGHMTPASPAGQPDPASASESTHVQPEPEHVHPAPVAEPSVGVTERLGEFIAAETRFLDEDGKAVTMGEIVDKPTIVVPIYFSCPNVCAIIQSSLTAVLPDVKLAPGEDFQVVSVSFDDTDTPELATRQKRNYMAAMDFKYPENGWRFLTGDEANIRALMDSLGFGFRREGKDFMHPVVIMAVSPKGKIVRYLYGTKPLSFDLTMAATEAGKEQIGLSVKRVLAYCFSYDPEGKRYAFNFMKITGTGILFILAVLLVSLMLAGRKKRTPRN; the protein is encoded by the coding sequence ATGCAGGCGAGCCTTTCCGATCTGGAAGGGCTCGTTTTTGAGGCCCGGATGCGCTTAGCCTTTCTTGTTTTCCTTTTTCTGGCATGGCCGGTGGTGGCATTCTCGCAGAGTTCGCTGCACAAGGCTCAGGATGCCGCGGCCGCAGTCACCGGGCATGACCATTCCACAATGAAGCAGGCCGAAGAGGCGCTGCATGCCGGACACGGGGACGCCGCCGCGCCGAAAATGGAACCCCTGGCCCAGGATCCCGCCATGGACGAAGATCCCGCGCAGGCCACGCACTCGGGGCAGACGCAGCCCGAGGCAATGCCTGTCGATCATTCCGGGCACATGACTCCGGCTTCCCCGGCTGGGCAGCCCGATCCCGCGTCTGCATCGGAGTCCACGCACGTTCAGCCCGAGCCTGAGCACGTCCATCCCGCGCCAGTGGCCGAACCCTCGGTCGGCGTGACGGAGAGGCTCGGAGAATTCATCGCCGCCGAAACCCGCTTCCTCGATGAGGACGGCAAGGCCGTGACCATGGGCGAGATAGTGGACAAGCCGACCATTGTCGTGCCCATCTATTTTTCCTGCCCCAATGTCTGCGCCATTATCCAGAGTTCGCTGACGGCGGTGCTGCCGGATGTGAAGCTTGCGCCCGGGGAAGATTTTCAAGTGGTCAGCGTCAGCTTCGACGACACGGACACACCGGAACTGGCTACCCGGCAGAAGCGCAATTACATGGCGGCCATGGACTTCAAGTATCCGGAAAACGGCTGGCGCTTTCTGACCGGCGACGAAGCCAATATCCGCGCGCTCATGGACTCCCTGGGGTTCGGCTTCAGGCGCGAGGGCAAGGATTTCATGCACCCGGTGGTCATCATGGCCGTCTCGCCCAAGGGCAAGATCGTGCGTTATCTCTACGGCACCAAGCCCCTGTCTTTCGACCTGACCATGGCCGCCACCGAGGCGGGCAAGGAGCAGATCGGGCTGTCGGTCAAGCGCGTGCTGGCCTATTGTTTTTCCTATGACCCCGAAGGCAAGCGCTACGCCTTCAATTTCATGAAGATAACAGGCACCGGCATCCTGTTCATCCTGGCCGTATTGCTGGTCTCGCTCATGCTTGCCGGCCGCAAGAAACGCACTCCCCGAAATTAA
- the ctaD gene encoding cytochrome c oxidase subunit I, with protein sequence MHSPGETVPFLDPYPGRSGILSWIFSTDHKRIGMLYLWSILSMFAVGAVLGVLMRLELIAPGRDIMDAQTYNAMFTLHGVVMIFLFVIPGIPAAFGNILLPLQIGAEDVSFPRLNIFSWWLYLTGACLAVTSLFTGGGPPDTGWTFYVPFSERTTTNVSLAVVAVFILGFSSILTGLNFITTIHRLRAPQMNWGKLPLFTWSLYATAWIQLLATPVLGITVALIFIERWLGIGLFDPSKGGDPLLYQHLFWIYSHPAVYIMIVPAMGVVSEIIPAFARKSIFGYKAIAISSLAIAFAGSLVWAHHMFTSGMSDTAVMVFSFLTFVVAIPSAIKVFNWVATLYKGSIYLEPPLMFALGFIFLFSAGGLTGLVLGSAGTDIHVHDTYFVVAHFHYVIFGGTGFGLFAAMHFWFPKIFGRMYDRRMANLSWYLLIGGFNMLYFPMFVIGLQGMPRRYYDYLPMYQTGQMVSTIGSWVLVAGLIVMFYGLSKCLSGPRTVGNNPWGAATLEWTLPSPPPHLTFLDPPDVPRGPYSYEGVQRDE encoded by the coding sequence ATGCATTCCCCCGGTGAAACCGTGCCCTTTCTGGACCCCTATCCGGGCCGAAGCGGCATCCTGTCCTGGATCTTCTCCACCGACCACAAGCGCATAGGCATGCTCTACCTGTGGTCCATCCTGAGCATGTTTGCGGTCGGCGCGGTGCTTGGCGTGCTCATGCGTCTGGAGCTCATTGCGCCGGGCCGGGACATCATGGACGCCCAGACCTACAACGCCATGTTCACCCTGCACGGCGTGGTCATGATTTTTCTCTTCGTCATTCCCGGCATTCCCGCTGCCTTCGGCAACATCCTGCTGCCCCTGCAGATCGGGGCCGAAGACGTGTCCTTTCCGCGTCTGAACATCTTCTCCTGGTGGCTGTACCTGACCGGAGCCTGTCTGGCCGTGACCAGCCTCTTCACCGGGGGAGGCCCTCCGGACACGGGCTGGACCTTTTACGTGCCCTTCAGCGAGCGGACCACGACCAACGTCTCCCTGGCAGTGGTCGCGGTCTTCATTCTCGGCTTTTCGTCCATCCTGACGGGGCTGAACTTCATCACAACCATCCATCGCCTGCGTGCTCCCCAGATGAACTGGGGCAAGCTGCCGCTCTTCACCTGGTCGCTTTACGCCACAGCCTGGATTCAGCTGCTGGCCACGCCTGTACTGGGCATCACCGTGGCCCTGATCTTCATCGAGAGGTGGCTCGGCATCGGACTCTTCGATCCCTCCAAGGGCGGGGACCCTCTCCTGTACCAGCATCTTTTCTGGATTTATTCTCACCCGGCCGTTTACATCATGATCGTTCCGGCCATGGGCGTGGTCTCCGAGATCATCCCGGCTTTCGCGCGCAAGTCCATCTTCGGCTACAAGGCCATCGCCATATCGAGCCTGGCCATCGCCTTCGCCGGTTCCCTGGTCTGGGCGCATCACATGTTCACCAGCGGCATGAGCGACACCGCCGTCATGGTTTTCTCCTTTCTGACCTTCGTGGTGGCCATTCCCTCGGCCATCAAGGTCTTCAACTGGGTGGCCACCCTGTACAAGGGTTCCATCTATCTGGAGCCGCCGCTCATGTTCGCGCTCGGCTTCATCTTCCTCTTTTCGGCCGGAGGGTTGACCGGGCTGGTGCTGGGCTCGGCGGGCACGGACATTCACGTCCATGACACCTATTTCGTGGTTGCCCATTTTCACTACGTCATCTTCGGCGGCACGGGATTCGGGCTCTTCGCGGCCATGCATTTCTGGTTCCCCAAGATCTTCGGGCGCATGTACGACCGCCGCATGGCAAACTTGAGCTGGTACCTGCTTATCGGCGGGTTCAACATGCTCTATTTCCCCATGTTCGTGATCGGGCTGCAGGGCATGCCGCGCCGCTATTACGACTACCTGCCCATGTACCAGACCGGGCAGATGGTCTCGACCATCGGTTCCTGGGTGCTGGTCGCGGGGCTCATCGTCATGTTCTACGGCCTGTCCAAATGTCTGTCCGGGCCACGCACCGTGGGCAATAACCCATGGGGAGCGGCCACCCTGGAGTGGACCCTGCCGAGCCCGCCGCCGCACCTGACCTTTCTCGATCCGCCGGACGTGCCGCGCGGCCCATATTCCTACGAGGGGGTGCAGCGCGATGAGTGA
- a CDS encoding cytochrome C oxidase subunit III, whose translation MSEAHKDYTGDKFGMWLFLFTEILLFGGLFLLYSVYLHRYPAEFHEGGLQLSRVFGTLNTVVLITSSLTVALAISALQQGRKTLCLWLLTATIALAGVFMVNKFFEWSAKIGHGIYPGSPEMAAGSGGANIFFGLYYVMTGAHGLHVIIGAAILGFCMLRIWQGRVTPDDFGLLENGGLYWHLVDLVWIFLFPLFYLIS comes from the coding sequence ATGAGTGAGGCACACAAGGATTACACCGGCGACAAGTTCGGGATGTGGCTTTTTCTGTTCACCGAGATCCTGCTCTTCGGCGGACTCTTTCTGCTTTATTCGGTCTATCTGCACCGTTATCCGGCGGAGTTCCATGAAGGCGGACTGCAGCTGAGCCGCGTCTTCGGCACTCTCAACACGGTCGTGCTCATCACCTCCAGCCTGACCGTGGCCCTGGCCATATCCGCCCTGCAACAGGGCAGAAAAACGCTCTGCCTCTGGCTATTGACCGCGACCATCGCCCTGGCCGGGGTCTTCATGGTCAACAAGTTTTTCGAATGGTCGGCCAAGATCGGCCACGGCATATACCCTGGTTCGCCGGAGATGGCGGCCGGCTCCGGAGGGGCGAACATCTTCTTCGGCCTGTACTACGTCATGACCGGAGCCCACGGCCTGCATGTGATCATCGGTGCGGCGATCCTTGGCTTTTGCATGCTGCGCATCTGGCAGGGCCGGGTCACGCCCGACGATTTCGGGCTGCTCGAGAACGGCGGCCTGTATTGGCATCTGGTCGATCTGGTCTGGATTTTCCTTTTCCCACTTTTTTACCTGATCAGCTGA
- a CDS encoding cytochrome-c oxidase, with protein MTTQKHILPFALLTRIWLALMVLTGVTVGVASFDFGYLNVLAAMAVASTKALLVIFFFMHLKYENRMLGAFVLLVFVILAIFIGFTFFDVAMRPEAGA; from the coding sequence ATGACTACACAAAAACACATTCTGCCCTTTGCCCTGCTGACAAGAATCTGGCTGGCCCTCATGGTCCTGACCGGGGTCACGGTGGGTGTCGCGAGCTTCGATTTCGGCTATCTGAACGTGCTGGCGGCCATGGCCGTGGCCTCGACCAAGGCGCTCCTGGTGATCTTTTTCTTCATGCATCTCAAATACGAGAACCGGATGCTCGGGGCCTTCGTGCTGCTGGTCTTTGTCATACTGGCCATCTTCATTGGCTTCACCTTTTTCGACGTGGCGATGCGGCCGGAGGCAGGCGCATGA
- the coxB gene encoding cytochrome c oxidase subunit II — MIPPITQVAAQVDQVFLLIFGVSAAILIFITVLMVWFVIRYHHTRHPKAADIRGNVLAEVIWTVIPSILVMGMFYYGWASFKALRSVPADAMRVQVTARMWSWVFEYENGKRASTLYVPLDRAVRLDMTSVDVIHSFFVPAFRIKMDTVPGMQTHAWFQAQREGSYDILCAEYCGLRHANMLSTVEVMDPDDFRTWYESSAAGDEAAIGLLESYGCTACHSLDGSEEMGPTLLNIYGAQRRVVDANGTREAFVDEAYLRRAIVEPDAELVEGFEGMPAYKEEMPEQDLDAIIKYLTGGAKRDLDRGRQLMEAEGCLSCHSTDGSEIAGPTFKNIVGREVEMADGSRMAANDEYLVEAILDPEKFIVVGYDPIMPSYEHLTEDELQAMVDYMHSLSENND, encoded by the coding sequence ATGATTCCGCCCATCACTCAGGTCGCGGCCCAGGTCGATCAGGTTTTCCTGCTGATTTTCGGCGTTTCGGCCGCCATTTTGATCTTCATCACGGTGCTCATGGTCTGGTTCGTCATCCGCTATCATCACACCCGGCATCCCAAGGCGGCGGACATTCGCGGCAACGTCCTGGCAGAGGTCATCTGGACGGTCATCCCGAGCATTCTGGTCATGGGCATGTTCTATTACGGCTGGGCCAGCTTCAAGGCGCTGCGTTCCGTCCCCGCCGACGCCATGCGCGTGCAGGTCACGGCGCGCATGTGGTCCTGGGTGTTCGAATACGAGAACGGCAAGCGTGCCAGCACCCTCTATGTGCCCCTGGATCGGGCCGTGCGTCTGGACATGACCTCCGTGGACGTCATCCACAGCTTCTTCGTACCCGCTTTCCGCATCAAGATGGACACCGTTCCCGGCATGCAGACCCATGCCTGGTTCCAGGCCCAGCGTGAGGGCAGCTACGATATCCTGTGCGCCGAATACTGTGGTCTCAGGCATGCCAACATGCTCTCCACCGTCGAGGTCATGGACCCTGACGATTTTCGGACCTGGTACGAGAGTTCGGCAGCAGGGGACGAGGCCGCCATAGGGCTTCTGGAGTCCTACGGCTGCACGGCTTGTCACTCCCTGGACGGATCGGAGGAAATGGGGCCGACGCTGCTTAATATCTATGGGGCGCAACGACGGGTCGTCGACGCAAACGGCACGCGGGAAGCCTTCGTGGACGAAGCCTACCTGCGCCGCGCCATCGTCGAGCCGGACGCGGAACTGGTGGAGGGCTTCGAGGGTATGCCTGCCTACAAGGAGGAGATGCCGGAACAGGATCTGGATGCCATCATCAAATATCTGACGGGCGGGGCCAAACGCGATCTGGATCGGGGGCGACAGCTGATGGAGGCCGAAGGTTGCCTGAGCTGTCATTCCACGGACGGTTCGGAGATAGCCGGGCCGACGTTCAAGAACATCGTCGGCCGCGAGGTGGAAATGGCCGACGGTTCGCGGATGGCGGCCAATGATGAGTACCTGGTTGAAGCCATTCTTGATCCGGAGAAATTCATTGTCGTCGGGTATGATCCCATCATGCCCTCCTACGAACACCTTACCGAAGACGAGCTGCAGGCCATGGTCGACTACATGCACTCCTTGAGCGAAAACAATGATTAG
- a CDS encoding metal-binding protein, translated as MEKILIVGCKNTMDDVCIGCSRCLVAFNRRQGIFEIYEGTDAEIVGMVGCGGCPAPAIVTRLMQVKLWNAPMNEKPTVIHIAPCIAEQCPHKEDIIKKITAKAGIRVIEGTHPYVPKDIFA; from the coding sequence GTGGAAAAAATTCTGATCGTGGGGTGCAAGAACACCATGGATGACGTTTGCATCGGCTGTTCACGCTGTCTGGTGGCCTTCAACAGAAGACAGGGGATCTTTGAGATTTACGAGGGCACCGATGCCGAGATCGTCGGCATGGTCGGCTGCGGCGGATGTCCGGCACCGGCCATAGTGACCCGGCTCATGCAGGTCAAGCTCTGGAACGCACCCATGAACGAAAAACCCACCGTGATCCACATCGCGCCCTGCATTGCCGAGCAGTGTCCCCACAAGGAAGACATCATCAAGAAAATCACGGCCAAGGCCGGTATTCGCGTCATCGAAGGCACGCATCCCTATGTTCCGAAGGATATTTTCGCCTGA